One region of Paucibacter aquatile genomic DNA includes:
- a CDS encoding sensor histidine kinase has translation MLLMMALSVLTLAYRHGHERGAGLGLGGWMLSLALTAVLSVVGPIGSATLAPALNLGLLALATWCSLKFFLSRTLPMPLWQDLLLLGQMLLLPALSSTLQNSPSPATAAWAGPLHQFAPIWLALQSLLAMASGWKRRVRRPDAEAKDGGNAAASRRQEARFTPTLLLVCGLGLLAGAAAAALTGVAAIELGLALGLLLPLSLLALGLQYLLSFAQDRLEAEKEHAQFEHRMQERVTEMERNFGALAEQRLEQVTERERKRIAADLHDDLGAKLLTIVHTSESDRISSLAREALEEMRLSVRGLTGKPVHLLDALGDWRAEVVSRLGQANINAEWKSPSEDITHTLPARAYVQTTRIFREAVSNIIKHSGGTNCTISCSVQDGDFVVVIQDNGQGIPAELDGRLDRGHGMASMKSRAKQMHGQCLVESGPGWGTVIRLTIPL, from the coding sequence TCATGAGCGCGGTGCCGGTTTGGGTCTGGGCGGGTGGATGCTGAGCCTGGCCCTGACGGCCGTGCTGAGCGTGGTGGGACCGATCGGCAGCGCCACGCTGGCACCGGCCCTGAACCTGGGCCTGCTGGCACTTGCCACCTGGTGCAGCCTCAAGTTCTTCCTGAGCCGCACCTTGCCCATGCCGCTGTGGCAAGACCTGCTGCTGCTGGGCCAGATGCTCTTGCTGCCGGCCCTGTCCAGCACCTTGCAGAACAGCCCCAGCCCGGCCACGGCAGCCTGGGCCGGCCCTTTGCACCAGTTCGCGCCGATCTGGCTGGCGCTGCAATCGCTGCTGGCCATGGCCAGCGGCTGGAAGCGGCGCGTGCGCCGGCCTGACGCTGAAGCCAAAGATGGCGGCAACGCTGCGGCCAGCCGTCGGCAGGAGGCCCGCTTCACACCGACTCTGCTGCTCGTCTGCGGCCTCGGTCTGCTGGCCGGCGCGGCGGCCGCAGCCCTGACCGGCGTGGCAGCCATCGAGCTTGGCTTGGCCCTGGGTCTGCTGCTGCCGCTGAGCCTGCTGGCCCTGGGCCTGCAGTACCTGCTGAGCTTCGCCCAGGACCGCCTGGAGGCCGAGAAGGAACATGCCCAGTTCGAGCACCGCATGCAGGAGCGGGTCACCGAAATGGAGCGCAATTTCGGTGCGCTGGCGGAGCAGCGTCTCGAGCAGGTCACCGAGCGCGAGCGCAAGCGCATTGCCGCCGACCTACACGACGACCTAGGCGCCAAGCTGCTGACCATCGTGCACACCAGCGAGTCGGACCGCATCTCCAGCCTGGCCCGGGAGGCGCTGGAAGAAATGCGCCTGTCGGTGCGCGGCCTGACCGGCAAGCCCGTGCATCTACTCGACGCTCTGGGCGACTGGCGCGCCGAGGTGGTGTCGCGCCTGGGTCAGGCCAATATCAATGCCGAGTGGAAGTCGCCGTCGGAAGACATCACCCACACCCTGCCGGCGCGTGCTTACGTGCAAACCACGCGCATCTTCCGCGAGGCGGTCAGCAACATCATCAAGCACAGCGGCGGCACCAACTGCACCATCAGCTGCAGCGTGCAGGACGGAGACTTCGTGGTGGTGATTCAGGACAATGGCCAGGGCATCCCGGCCGAGCTGGACGGCCGCCTGGACCGAGGCCACGGCATGGCCAGCATGAAGTCGCGGGCCAAGCAGATGCATGGCCAATGTCTGGTGGAGTCGGGCCCTGGCTGGGGAACCGTGATCCGCCTCACGATTCCCCTCTGA